The Salvia miltiorrhiza cultivar Shanhuang (shh) chromosome 1, IMPLAD_Smil_shh, whole genome shotgun sequence genome has a window encoding:
- the LOC131005045 gene encoding rosmarinate synthase-like: MGLNVKESTMVRPTSETPSGIMWLSNLDLHMPATYHSRSVYLYRSNGAANFLDVALLKAALGRVLVDFYPVAGRLEKADNGRFQINCNAEGVLFVEAECDAAVDDLSDFRARAPDLSLVPKVDYSRGISTWPLSLLQLTRFKCGSISLGVANDHHVFDGIAALHYINTWADTARGLTAAAFPPFHDRRLLSARSPPQPQFPHDEYQPPPPLITPLSPPNTDTLHSTFSLTPDHLRALKQRCNGYTTYEAVTAHVWRCVCAARSLPPDQQTKLQISVDGRSRLRPPLPPGFFGNVIFYTTSTALCGELVANPLGFAVEKVHEAVARMNDEYLRSAIDYLELKLPNIHTTTRSDKTVKCPNFDITSWVRLPFYEADFGWGKPVYAGPAAAPYEGKGFMFVDAERNGSWLLEITLLKPHMEAFHKLFYDI, encoded by the exons ATGGGGTTGAATGTGAAAGAATCGACGATGGTGAGGCCAACGTCAGAAACGCCAAGTGGGATTATGTGGCTGTCGAATTTGGACTTACACATGCCTGCTACCTATCACAGCCGGAGCGTCTACTTGTACCGCTCCAATGGCGCGGCCAACTTCTTGGACGTTGCGTTGCTGAAGGCGGCACTTGGGCGGGTCCTGGTTGACTTCTACCCGGTTGCAGGGAGGCTGGAGAAGGCGGATAACGGGCGCTTCCAGATTAACTGCAACGCCGAGGGAGTGTTGTTCGTGGAGGCGGAGTGCGACGCCGCAGTCGATGACTTGTCTGATTTCAGGGCCCGCGCCCCCGACCTCAGTCTCGTCCCTAAAGTCGATTATTCCCGGGGGATTTCCACCTGGCCACTTTCGCTGCTGCAG TTGACTCGCTTCAAATGCGGTAGCATTTCCTTGGGCGTTGCAAACGACCACCACGTTTTCGACGGGATCGCCGCCCTCCATTACATCAACACGTGGGCCGACACCGCTCGCGGCCTAACCGCTGCGGCCTTCCCCCCGTTCCACGACCGCCGCCTCCTCTCGGCGCGCAGCCCGCCGCAACCGCAATTCCCCCACGACGAATACCAGCCCCCGCCGCCGCTCATAACCCCTCTCTCTCCCCCCAACACCGACACATTACACTCAACATTCAGCCTCACTCCCGACCACCTCCGCGCCCTCAAGCAGAGATGCAACGGTTACACCACGTACGAGGCGGTCACCGCCCACGTGTGGCGCTGCGTCTGCGCGGCCCGCAGCCTCCCCCCAGACCAACAAACCAAGCTGCAAATCTCGGTGGACGGGCGTTCCAGGCTGCGGCCGCCCCTGCCGCCGGGTTTCTTCGGCAACGTGATCTTCTATACAACGTCGACCGCTCTGTGCGGCGAACTGGTGGCGAATCCGCTGGGGTTTGCGGTGGAGAAAGTCCACGAGGCGGTGGCCCGAATGAACGACGAGTATTTGAGGTCGGCTATCGACTACTTGGAGCTGAAGCTGCCGAATATCCACACCACCACCCGCAGCGATAAGACCGTCAAGTGCCCTAATTTTGATATCACGAGCTGGGTGCGGCTGCCCTTTTACGAGGCGGATTTCGGTTGGGGGAAGCCAGTTTATGCCGGGCCGGCAGCGGCTCCGTATGAAGGGAAGGGTTTTATGTTCGTTGATGCGGAGAGAAATGGGAGTTGGTTGCTTGAGATCACGCTGCTCAAGCCGCATATGGAGGCGTTTCACAAGTTGTTCTATGATATTTGA